The DNA region TATTACTTCTCATCTTAATAACAATTTATGTTTTATTTGGGAGTATGATTTTGAACCCTCTAAAAAACCTACAAGCAGGATTAGAAGAATTTTTTAAATTTTTGAATAAAGAATCAAAAACGATTCAAGCTATAAAAATAAATAAATACGATGAGATTGGTATCTTATCAAATATCATCAATCATAATATAGAAAAATCAAAATCTATTATTGAAGAAGAGCATGTATTTTTGCAAAAATTAAATATGATATCAGAAGAAGTTAGTCAAGGATATCTCTACAAAAGACTTGAGCATAAAAGCAATTCTATTAATCTTGAAGAACTAAGATTAACGTTTAATAAAATGTTAGAAAATCTTCAAAATAATATTGCAGGAAGCACCAATAAAGTTCTAGATGTATTAATTAGTTTTGGAGAACTTGATTTTACCAACTCTGTTCGTAATGACAATGGTAAAATTGCCCTTGCACTAAATGAAGTTGCAAAACTAATAACAAGTATGCTTATTGAAAATAAATCTATTGGATTAAGTCTACAAAATAGCTCACATATACTTCTCTCAAATGTAGATACTTTAAATAAAAATGCGAATATTACAGCTGTTTCTTTAGAAGAAACCGCTGCCTCTCTAGAAGAAATGACAGGAAATATAAGAGGAAATACTACAAATATTGCAAAAATGGCTTCTTTTGCAAATGAATTAACAAGTTCTGCAACCACAGGACAAAAACTAGCTACTGATACAACGGTTGCTATGGATGAAATCAATAAACAAGTAAGTGCTATTAATGATGCTATAGGAGTGATTGATCAAATTGCTTTCCAAACAAACATACTTTCTCTTAATGCAGCCGTAGAAGCAGCAACTGCTGGCGAAGCCGGCAAAGGTTTTGCAGTTGTTGCACAAGAAGTAAGAAACCTTGCAGCCAGATCAGCAGAAGCAGCAAAAGAAATTAAAAATTTAGTTGAAAATGCAAATACGAAAGCAAATGAAGGAAAATCAATTGCTGATTCCATGATTCATGGTTATGAAGACTTAAATCACAATATTTCTAAAACTATTGAGTTAATTGTTGATGTTGAAAAAGCTTCTAAGGAGCAATTAGTTGGAGTTGAACAAATTAATGACTCTGTCAATCGACTGGATCATCAAACACAAGAAAATGTAAATGTAACAAGTGTAGTGCAAGAAATTGCAAAACAAACGGATGAAATAGCCAGTCTTATTGTTATAAGTACAAATGAAAAAGAGTTTCACGGAAAAGAAAATGTACAAGCAAAAGTTTTAGGAAATAATGAAGAATCTAACTCGAAACCGAGTGAACAAAGTCTTCTTCTTTCTGAGCTAAAGAAGGACAAAAACTCAAAATAAAATAAGAAAAAGAAACTTCACTTTGTTCTAAAACTATTGATAACAAGCATCAAAAAACTGTTTTTCTAACAG from Campylobacteraceae bacterium includes:
- a CDS encoding DUF3365 domain-containing protein, which translates into the protein MNNDMKLRLKFFIPIIIISLLIITGTYFFISHQIKENIINQSIVNATNTVKQYKTLRKYYATNVIAKVKKNSDGKLKINFDHKDKSDTIPLPATMIHDMGALIGKDKDGIKLKLYSDFPFPNRSIGTLDAFSSKAMKTFRSGQVNKPVTSIEIFEGKESVRVSIPDFMVAQGCVNCHNSRADSPKTDWKLGDVRGALEVIVPIESQLISAKELDKQIIAIFLILLLLILITIYVLFGSMILNPLKNLQAGLEEFFKFLNKESKTIQAIKINKYDEIGILSNIINHNIEKSKSIIEEEHVFLQKLNMISEEVSQGYLYKRLEHKSNSINLEELRLTFNKMLENLQNNIAGSTNKVLDVLISFGELDFTNSVRNDNGKIALALNEVAKLITSMLIENKSIGLSLQNSSHILLSNVDTLNKNANITAVSLEETAASLEEMTGNIRGNTTNIAKMASFANELTSSATTGQKLATDTTVAMDEINKQVSAINDAIGVIDQIAFQTNILSLNAAVEAATAGEAGKGFAVVAQEVRNLAARSAEAAKEIKNLVENANTKANEGKSIADSMIHGYEDLNHNISKTIELIVDVEKASKEQLVGVEQINDSVNRLDHQTQENVNVTSVVQEIAKQTDEIASLIVISTNEKEFHGKENVQAKVLGNNEESNSKPSEQSLLLSELKKDKNSK